The sequence below is a genomic window from Lolium perenne isolate Kyuss_39 chromosome 4, Kyuss_2.0, whole genome shotgun sequence.
ACGGTGCATTCTTTCCAAATCCCACAATGCCATCCGTCTGCAGGTAACTCGACCGCGAGATACTGCACCTGCAGATTATTACAACATGACCCTAGTTAGGTTAATGATGTATATTAGTTGAGGTTTCATTAGCTGACAAGTATTAACGCTAACATTCTGAATTTAGATACATCCATGACTGCAAGGGAACTATACCCGAATAAGACAGATGCGGAAGAACTTGCAACCTGCTCACTTCCATTTCCCATGACGGTGTCGAAATGTATGGTGTCAGACACGTAGTACCCTGACGTGGCTGCACCAGCATAAGCCACCTCGTAACCACATTGGTTTGTTGGAGAGTCCGAGCTTTGGCAGACCGAATGCCCTTCTTTGATGGCATCCCCGCACCTATCATCATCGCATGATATGTTGGACGACGTCGAAGAAGAGTTGGGGCTGTAGAAGTCGAATGGTATCTGGGAGAAGTAATGGTAAAAAATGATTTCAACACCTAGTATAGAAAATGTTCTGAAAGTAGATGCATTTTCGATAAGATGATTTATAGCTCGGAGGGAGAATGGTCGCCTTACACCGTCGTCATCTGTTGCCGGGCAACCAGTGCAAGAGCTGCACGAGACCCACATGAGGTCACTACCGGTGTCAACTTGGAGAGAATACTGTTTGGATGGGCTCCCCAATCTCACATTGGTATAGTAGACCCTGCAGGAAATTCAAGCTTTAGATACGACTAGTAACAATGTACTAGATGAAAGGCATGTTTTGACAGATATATGCATGTGACCCCAAATTACGAAAGCATAATCAATATTGATCTCATGTTATACTTCTCTAAAATGTTAAGTAAAATGAATAATGCAAAATTTTGAGTATTTAGCTATTGGATCCTTGATAGTAAACATACCAAAATTGGAACAAACAGAACTATTGATTGACGAACTCAGCTATTTGAATTTGTACAAATTCGTTGCAGTACAAACAGTGCCACTACACAGAGAATGAGCCATACGAAGTTATATACTCTTGAACATAACAGAGGAACATGTGTGTATTGCTTTACATTTGGGACTCCAAAGCCTGGACTACAACCTCTTTTATTAATTTTTCTTGTCCAGCCAAGCATGAAAGACAAATAAGAAGTCCCATGTCTTAGATATTTGCACATGCATAATGAAAATCTGAATAGCGTACTTGTGCTGCTTGGGTATTGTGCGAAACAACAACCTGACAGCAAGAAACAACCTGCAAACTGACAGAGAGGCATTTCCATGCAACAGGTTTTGATGGAACAGCATATCAGGCTTGAGGTGGCGGTGCTATATGTGGGAACACTCCACCTGATGAGCTATTGGCTTCATAACTTCATCAAAAAGTGGGACCAACGAGTATGAATTTAATGGTAGACGCTGCATTTTCTCCCCAAGAACGATCATGCCACGCTCGGATGAAAGCTTCAGATTGCCCTGGGGAGCAGCTATGCTTCAGATGGTGTGCTGTGCTGTGCTCTCGAATACTAGAAGCAGGGAATGCCTGAACTAGTTTAAGCCCTAGGAGCTGAACAGATATCCAATTGGTGGATTGCAACGTGCTGAGAATATATTCTGCCGATCAATGAGGACACATGTGGAGAGTGGTACGGTAGAGAAACCCCAATCTCTACTGCACTACTGTCGATTCATGGCTAGCTAAACAGGAGAGCATCAGCCAACTTACCCGGGCAAGCCCAGCAGGCCGAACTCCGGCACGCCGCTCCTCTTGGTGAAGCGCGCCCTGTCAAGCTTCTTTAGAGGTTTCAGCTCCTTCAACGGCGCCGAGCGCCTCAGCATCAACGCCGGCGCGGGCGTAGCAGCAGCAACACCAGCGGCGGCGCCGATGATGGCCATgagcaccgccaccgccatggcaCCGGCTGCGGCCGCTCTTCTCATTCTCGATTTACGCTGGGGTTGCTAGCTCGGCAAGGGAAAGTGACCGCAGCTTCGTCGTCAGCCGCGGCGCTCGTGATGCTCGAACCTCCATCGGGCGCCGCACAATGTAGAATTCCGTTTTGGGAAATATTCTTCCTCCTGCTTTTTCTTTTTGTTAAACTGCTCTTCTAAAACTGCATGGCGTTTTCTAATACGATGTATTGTGAATTTAATTATAAATGGATCATAAAAATACATTATCAAACCTTCTCTTTTGTATTGTAACTTGTAGAACTTGTCATTCGAAACGGTTGTGTGCATCCTATCTATGCAGAGACGAGATGTATTGCTTAAACTAGTGTAATTAATAAAGGTTTAGTGGATTATCGATTTTTTTTATCAAACCTATTTCATTAAACTAATGAGGTTTAGTGGATTTATTTTTGGCTTTGAGCAGGCAACTGGAGCTCACATTTTCCCGTCCGTCGGATTTTGAGGCTCAGGTCGCCGGAATCAGCTACCCATGCCTAGGCATAGTCCACGTGTGTTAAATAAAATCTCCATTCAAATTGATATTCTTCCTACAAATAAAACTAATTTTACGAAATAAGAAAACACATGTACAAATGTGTACATAGTATAATTTAAGAAGCAAAATAGTGGGATATGTAGGTGATGCTACCCACCCACCAAATTTATAATTTAGTACTACCTACTAGCATATCCAGCCTAATTTAGTACTACCTACTAGCATGTCCAGGCTATAAGGCCTAGAACCCGTCTcacggtaaaaaaaaaaaaaaagagcaaaAGAGGACTCTGCATTGACCAGAGAACACGACCGACTCCTCTACGCTCTCGATGCTGGTCTCTCCTTCATTCTACGACCGCGCCCATCGACCCCTTGTTGCTGAGCTATGCCTCCAGCGGCCAGCGCCCTCGTTAGCCAAGCTCCGCCCCCAGCGCAACCGCTCACCGAGCTCCGCCCTCCAGCACCCCTTCAGCTGAGCTATGCCTCCACCCTCTCCAGCCACCGCCCGACCGGCCACCGGGACGACAACGTGGCGAACCCTCTCCTGTGCTCACTGTCTCCTATTGGATTTCTGGTAACTTCTCCTTTCCTATTAGAGTCCCAATTCTACTAATTGCTAAATCTTTAGTTTTCATGCTTGCATCTTAAATTTAAGAAGATTTCAGCTAGGTCATGGAGTGTTgtagaaattgaaattgaaagtttACATTTTGTTGTTCTCGGTGTAGGTAGGAAGTAGTGATGGGAAAGGCAAAACCCATTGATTCATTTTTTCAGAAAAAAAGACTGATGAATGTGACGCAAATGAACTAGTTGTTCTTCCTGAAGAGCCAAATGTTCATGTCCAGACCCGTCTCTTGTTGCTCGAATTTGAACAACAAAGTCATGAAGAACATGTGCATGAAACCCGAATAAATGATGTTATATTTTGTGGTATTGAATCTTTGGAGTGGGATCCAACCTTTCGTCCACAAATTTCGCAATGAGAAGGTAATGTACCACTAGTGCCATCTTGATCCTTGGAAATAAATTTAGATCTTTCAAGGTTGATGATATTTGTGAAATTGTGAAGAAGTTCTATCCAGCAGATTACACTCAAAAAGAAATTTATGGCTTGGAGCAGCAACTCAAACACTTTTTGTTGTAGATGCTTTCAATAACAACGAGTTGAAAAATGTGTCAACCTTAACAAAGTTTTGTCGCAATAGATTGCTAGATTGTATGTACAACTTGATTGATAGATTGCTTCGATTGCTTGTGACTCTTCCGGTTTCTAAAGCAACCGCTGAACATGCATTCTCTACTTTGAAGAATGTTAAGATAAGGTTGCGCAATAAGATGGAAGATGAGTTTCTTGCCAACAGCTAGTCAACGCAAAAAACGAAAGAAAAGTACACCTACGAGGATGTTCTTGAAAATTTCATCGGCGTAAAGAGACGAAGAGCCAATATGTAGTGTGATCAAGTACAATACTAGATGGTTTCATGCTATCCTGTAGTATCTAGTTCTTTTGTTTTGCAGTAGTTTATGCATATTATGCATATATTGCTTCTATAAATGTATTTTGTGGACAAATCAATATAATTATATAAGTTTCCAAAAATACTTATGTTTTGCTATAATTTGGTGCTCCAAATAAAATTTACATGTTATTTTGTAGCTCCCCCTCCCAAAGATTTTCTGCAAGGTCCGTCACTGCTACCCACCCTTATCTAGCAATTGGATTAGCTCTATAGGACGTCTCAGCCGCACACAAGTTTAACGAGGCTGAGGATTTGGATGAGACCAATAAGAATCATGCAGTTATCACCTACACCATCCTTCCACCTTAAAACAGAGACCATGGTATTAATATCCCATCTGGCTTGATTCCAAACTTACTATAATTTTTACTGCATCAACAAAAGGACCATGATGGCGTAGAGCCTCAAGTAGGAGGGAATCGAGAAGAAGGATGTCAACGATGAAGGAGAAAATATGGAGTTTCAAGAGTGCAAAGAAATCATCAGTTACACAGATCAAGCTCTTGACAGCTCCCCCTTTGTGGTCTCTACGATGAAGATATGTTCTAGCTTGTACAAGCTTGTTAGATAGTTTTTTGGACATGGTTGACTACTATTTTGGACATGGCTGACTATATTCTTTTGTGGCCTTAGTGTACAAGTAGATTGGCCTAATTAATGTTCTTGATGAATTATGTAAGAACTATTTGTTGTTGTAAAATTTCAGTATTCAGTGCTTAGTGACTTCAAATTTATAATGTTAGTTGTATTTTTCTCAACTAATTTTTCTACTGAACTGCAATTTACAACATTACTATTTAAGTAAAGATATTCATTTGCAGTTGTCTGGCTGAAGAAATTTGTTTTGGATTATCCATTCGGTTTCATTGATGTCGTCCACCGCATGGCACGGGGGAGCATGGTGGAGAAATCGGACAGACTCGTCGCCGGCATTTCATCCAGGTACAGCCGCTGGAGATTCCTCTCCCTTTCCCAAGGGAATGCCGATGATGGTGCGAGAGCACCACCCGAGACGCCCCGGAAGCGCCTCTCTTTCCCATGCTTCGAGTCCATCCGTTCTGATTAGTCTGTCCATAGATCGAGTCGATTGGCATTGACTGCTATTAACCGCTGGCTATACTTGGACGGTGAATCGGAGGGGTAGAGGCACGCGGTGACTTGCCATAGGCGAGGCACCGGATCTTTTGTCCAGAAAATACTAGCTCGTACATAGGGGTGTAAATGGGTCATATCGATTCAGATCATATCGGATATTGACTGGTCGCGGATTGGGATGCGATTTTACCGAACATCGGATTTGAATGGAAAACATTGAGGACTCACACCGAAAACAAAATTGTTGGATAAATACTTTCATAGACACATTGCTATAGTTCTAGCAAAACTTGAGAGGAATTTAAGGTTTTATCCTTGCACTAGTTAATTAGTTAATAATATGAAGGCATACTTTAGACTAAAACTTAAGCATTGATAAGATGGTACAAATATGACCTAAATAATTGAACGATTACTCTACCGGTGGTGTGGTACAAAATTATAACTAAACATGCTGGCAAAAAAACTCCGTAACTCAGTAGATACTTACTATGTGTAGTAAGATTGGTCTCAACTTTTGACTCTAAAATTAGATTATCCAGTTTAAACCAATCAAGTATCCTAATTAATTTTTGAATAATTTATATTCGCATGCCAGCTTAGGGTTTAAACAAACTTTTAGAAAAgtaaaaccaagtaaagtttaagcaaacttttagaacaatctatcaacaaatataatattttgtatatATCATAcgtaaatatatttcattatctatttaataatattaattttgtattttgcatgttaataatttTTTATAAAAGCTTATTTAAACttgatatagtttgactttctaaaaataatatggcATTAAGTTTTGAACTAGAGGTAGTATTTGCTAAATCATATCGTATTCTGTATCTGGTGCCACTTCAAAAGGGGATATCTTTATTTACCAGATCGAGGTCTGTCATTGGTTGCTCAGAAAGGAGGCGCCGGAGGGGTCGCGAGATCACGCTCGGCCTTCCTTGGTGCTTGGAGCAAGCCCTACGAGGGTATTACTGAACCGCTCATCGCCGAAGCTTTAGTTGTGCGAGATGGTGTCATTTTCGCTCGGTTACGAGGCTATTCTAAAGTGGTGATGGAGATGGATTGCCCGGAGGTTATTTCACCCTGGAACAATCGCCATGATTCTCGATCGGTTGTGGCACCTAGTCTTCAAGAAGTTGGAGAGCTAGTTGTTAGTGTCAATTCGTTTATTTTTCAGCATATTTTTAGATCAGCTAGTAACTCTGTGCATCTTTGTGCAAAGCTTGGCTGCACATTGACAGTTTTTACCAGCTGGTTAGATTGTACTCCAAACTTCCCGCTGGTCAGTATTCAGACTGATCAGTTAGGGTTGattttatttgaataaagttCTCTAAGTTATACGCAATTTTTTTGATCTAAAATTAAATATATAGATAGCGTAAAACAAATTCGAAACCGAATTTAGTTCGAAAATTATCTTATCCCTCTACAGCTCTATTCGTACCCGAATTTGAGCAAGCATCAAGTGAAAATCCACGAGCGGCTCCGATTAGCTCGCCAAAAAAAGGCCCTCACTATCGGAcgtagcttcagtgacttgaagtTATCAAGTCTCACGGTGACTTACCTTCAACATCCACCATTAAATCAAGATCGGATAGACCACAACCACCAGAGGCAGAATCTTCACCGAAAATTTATCGTACAATAAATAAAAGAAGAAGCTACAAAAGTACGACTGTGTCACTCCGCCGGAACGGCACCACCGCCCCTCCTCCCACCCGGCGTGCGGGTCTCAGGCCGCTACGCCGAACTGCCGTCGGCTGACGAGCACCACCCGGCCACACCTACCCCGTGCTGAAGCAGCAACGAGAGGGAAAAGTCAAGGGGCCGCCGGCGCCAGCGCGGCCCCGTCGCCCATGGGGGACAACCCAGGTCACGGGAGGGTTTCAATCAGTTCCGCATTGGAAATTAGTACCGCTCTAAgattcactaacattgccacttctgtgaataactactatattaaaccttaacaaacatcttttttctcCTAATTTTAGATTTTTTTCCGGATTAACACTGGTGTGTTTTTGTGGTTTGATTTTCGCTGACTCCTTTTTATGTACGTTTCGGTGCTCTCTAGCAATTTTTGTAGGAGTTTGGAATTTTCTTTCCTCTGCAAGAGCGTTATTTTGGTGTGTTGATTGTGTGACCGTAGCCAGTACAAACATGGTCAAAGCGGTGCTGCCCCGTCCAGGTAACTTGTCCCTCGATTTCTACTTCTCTATGGATTATCCTCTTCTTCGTCGCCGCCCCAGCCTCTCCTCCCTTGAACGACCTCCGCTCTACCACCGCGTCGGCATTGCGATTTTCAAGAGGCTGATGTTGTCATCGTGGGCGACAGGGGAGCGCAAGGGGATGTTGGTGCAGAAGAGCGGCGGGTGATTGGGGTTCATCTCAGATACCATGGAGGTCGTACTCAAGGTATACCGTAAACAAAGTTGCAAAGCAGACGAGCTATCTAGCCTGATTTCCATCAAGCCAATGCATATTCTATAACATATGTCCATGAACTGACAAAGGTGCTTCATATCTGTAAGGTTGAATCTACTCTGTCACTCTAGCGATGCAGAATTTGCAGCCACACAGGAGATTCAGATGAGATATGAAGGCAATCAGGTTTATCTCTGAAACTTTGGTCATGGATATGTAAGGGGCTACGTTTGCATATTGTCACGAAAAAAGATTATGTTTCCCACTTCCCTTCATAAGTTTGTTCTGGTTTGATCTTTTCAAGCGAATTTTGTTTGTCAATGTCTGATCTTTTGCCTCTACCTTACTTTTCTTCGGAAAGAATACATCTGCAGACTGCTCGGTAATACAAGACAGCTAGAGTCAATCCTCTAGCAGGTTTCTAACTTTCTCATCCTAAGCCAAGTTAGTTCTACAGTGCAATGACTTCTCTGGTCAATTTGTGTGCAGCAGCCTGATTTGCCTCCTTTTAATGAGTTTCAGTCATTTGCTTTGTTGAGATAAGCTACATGCAAAACTAAAGTTGTAAAAACTGAAACTGAAGATTTATTTGGTGCATGTTTTACTGCACACAATTTTTCTTAACACCCATACATTGTTGTTGCATGATTGTTTGTGCTTAGCTAAACTTAGTTTGGTACTTTATTATCCTCCAAACTAACTGATGACCGTTTTTCTGCGCTTTCTACTAGATGATTTAAATGTTTGGACAAATGTTTGGCATTTTTTTTGTGCAGCTTCGTTATGAActctcattttcattttcatgtctttatCAAAAAATGTCATTTAGGGATGAAAACCTCACATAATTAAGTCAGCTTGATACAAATTTCTGACAACATTTCTGTACCTGCAGCTTGATCAGTTTCATCCCTTCATCAGGCTCATCATGTTGATTAGTTTCATCCCTTCACCTATGCCTGCAGGTTGAGCAGTGCGTGTTCGAGGCTTGGTAAGCCAGGTCATGGGCAGGGCCGTGGTCGCTTTGTTCGGTTTGCCGTTCCTCTTGTTCCGCTCGCCACCGATGGATGCCACGCCACAGCTCCTCTCGTGGGCTACGGTAAGGTGCTCCACCTCTAGCCCTTGCAGGTTGTTTTTAGTCGCCTCAATGTTTGGGCCAAGCTAGGTTTACATCCACTTAGTATAGACTATCCTTCAGCTTTCGTTTGGCCCGTTCTAGCATCTGTACTCGCTGTACGTTCGTCAAGTCCGCAAGTACTACCTTGCAGGTCTTTCGTCAAGCGCACGTAAAAATAGAGAACTAGAGATCAGGCTGGAACCATATCATATCGCACTCCCATAATTTTTTTATTGAATGTGACTTGGTTTTGTTCCCATTCAAAGGAACTCGAATTTAGCGCTTAATTTTTCTTTGTGACTCTGGTGATGATTCAGTCAGTTGCATCTGGTCTTTTGTAGATGTTAAAAGTAGCATTTTTTTCTAGAGAAGTAACTAAACATGTATCCAATAAGATTTATATATTTACATGTATAGTTGTAATACATTTTGTTTGTCTAACGGTGCTTAAGATTTCTGCTAATTTGCGGTGCTTTCTAATTTAGCCCTGGACCGGTAAGTGAAAGGTTCAGTGCAACACCGCCAGTTTTGATAAATGGAATTTGTTCATCTGGTATTGTTGGTCAATTGTTTGGACCTATAGAAACGTTCGCCTACTCCTATTGTGTTACTGTGAATGGAAAAGTGCCTGCTGGGTTCAGTGTAGGGTGTACCATATGTTAAACGTGAATTTTCTATATGTTAAGGGCTATGTTGAACTGTATTTGACCATGGTAGCTGGTTGTATTACCTACTAGAGTGGCATCCTTGTGATTTTACATGTTCTTTTGATCAAGCTTTAGTTGAACTAGCTGTCAAATCTATAGTAGCACAAACGAAAGATCTCTGAAAATATCTAATGAAAACTAAACTTTTAGTTTCCTTCATGGTTTGATGTTTCTTCTTAGTGTGCAATAGAGGTTCAGCCAGAATAATATGTATTCAGTGTGTACAGTTAGCATCCATACCAATCAATGAGCTGCTTCAGACTAATTTTTCAAGAATGAGAACAACATGTTTCAGCAACTATGGTACCTTAACACGAGAACAACAGTGGTACTAAATTTTGTTTTTTTTGCAAGTACTGTGTGTTGCAAGAATTCAGAATGTTTCCCCCTATGTCACTTTTCCTTTCTTAGTTTTACTAATATGTAGCAGAGAGTATTTTACATTAGGAATTTGGACTCTTCATATATTTTCCTGATGTGTGATTAGTTTCTCGATTGCTAATTTCTATGATATTTAGTTCCCTTATCTGAACAAAGTAAATGAGTGGTTTTATCTTTTGTGTTGTAAGCTAGCTTTGCAGTGTAGAATACATGGAAGTGAGATCAAAACTAATTGAGATCAAAAATCAGTTCAGTTTTTCGGAGCCACTGAATTTTTACCTTGAGTTCTCACTGTTATCTAATGATCCTCAGTTCAATCCCATACCCTATTTGCATTTTAGGCTTTCTCTATCTGGTAAGTTGCCTTTCCTTGTTTCTATTCCTTCTTGCCATGGAGTATCTGATATACCACAAAGATGTGTTGCCGATAGTGGTGGTTTTGGAGTTCAAGCTTGGCTTTCTTTTTTATAACTAATATTTTATGATGTACTCAATGACATTTATAATTGTAAGATATCATAGAAATTTTAGAGACATTTGTTGTTTGCCATGCTGATAAATTTGGATCGTTTACCATGTTCCAATACATAAGGATATGTAGGTGGAGATCTAGAAAAGTCTGATTTCAATGAACGTCTAAATATCATTTTGTCATCTTTTGGAGATACCATTGTAGAGAGTAGAACATTGTATGAGACCAGAAGAACAAATTTTCTACATGTTAACTTGATCTTCAGTACATTATTATCATATTTACGCTCCTggaacttttcatttttatgtaatCGTTGTTGTTGCTATTTGGCATAAAACTGACACTTGTATCAAAAGATTAGCCTCGGTCTTTAGAAAGTGTGATTTttattcatattttaatcttgataCTGGATCGACTACTATGCATTTTTCTTTACGATCACTTTAAAGTATTGGAATATACAAATTGACTGCCAAGCAGTCATTGTTTCGGTGGATTAGGGAAATCTTTGCTCTGAGCATGACATAGATTTGGGAGAAAAGGAAGTGGTGAAAGTCAGCAGGTTGAATCAGTATTAGACGGCCCAGTTCATCTCCCTCTATGTTCAGTGCCTTATAGTGAAATTTTCTGTGATAACAAGGCACGCCGAGCCTGCATCTTATCAGCCATACATGCTTTATACAGATAAGATGGGAAAACATGCTTTTCCGCTATTGCAAGAACAGTTTATGCGTTCATGTCTATCTTTTTTTACGATTAGCCACCTCTCTAAATGGTGTTTGTTTGCTGAATTATTTTGTTGTGAACATGACATAGATGTCAGGTTTGTCGGTATGCTCCTGCTTCCTAGCCCAGCAGGTTCCCAATTCTATTTCATTTATAAAACGGCATGTAAACCACGGGATATACATCTCTCCAAGTGTATCTGCCCCATGAAGTGTGTAACGAGAGATCTAAGCAATATTAGTACAATTAGCTTATTTCTTCTACTCTCTACATAACAACCAGTCAGCCACCATATGGCacggcgtgccgccgtgccgaTCAGTGCTAGTAAATGGCCAAGTGCACGATTGATCTATTACAGAAATCTGAATATTGTCTCCATTCATATTGCTAATTTGATGGGACAGGCAAGCTAGCAATATATTTATAACAGAGCTAGTCATGAGGCCGGTGTTGACTGTGCTAAAGGGGCCAGTTCTAGGGAATTTTGCCTCCACCCGTTCTTGTACGTTGGATGAGCAATTGATGGTAGATGTTGGACCCAAGTTACCGTGAGACTTGATCACACCAAGTCACTCAAGCTGAGTTCCTCACTATCACTTTCCCCATCCGTCTGACGCGCAGCTAGATCTCCcgtaggaggcagcagcagcagtagCGATCCCGTAGTATCCCACTTTCTCGCAGCTTCTCCCCGGCGCCGCCGCAAGCCACAGGATGTCTCGCATGCTCGCCGGCGCCGTGCTGCTGCTCGTGCTCGTGCTCGTGCTTCCGCTCCCCCCGTCAGCAGGTACGAGCTAGGGAAACAGTCGATCGACACTAGGAGTATGCTAATGTGCGAAATAACTAATCGATTTGCCCAACCCTGGAATCCTGCCATTTACTACACTAAGCAAAGCCCAGGAGGAAAGTGAAACAGCCCATTTAGGTCATCTAATCTAGATCTACCGCCACACTAAACCAGGAGGAGTAGATGTTGTTTTCTGCTTCCCCTCAAAATAAAAAGAGTTGTTTTCTGCTCCGGTGGTCTCTCCATTCTGTTAGCTGAACTTCAGTTCCTATTGCTTTCTTTCTTATTTCTCTAGCTACTTAGGAATAGCCTGGATTTGCAGTTTACTTCCTGCTTCCAAATTAAATGATCCTCTGAAAAACTCTCTAACTCGAAGCACTATAACCTAGAGGTTACTGCTATGTAGTGGCTGCCACTATTATGTACTCTTCTCTTCACTGATTGCAACATGGCTATATTTATTTACTAGTAGAAATTCTATATATGCTTCTTTTAGTTCTTTTCCAATCTGGTTTCAAACCGTTAACCTATATTCAATCTAGCGAAAATACACCTTTTTTTTCATTCATTGCCAAACATATGCTCTTATGTTTCGACATACATGGGCGCTACACAACAGAGATGTAGTTATTTTCTGTGTGTGCTGCCTTGTAGTATCTTCCACATAACGAAAATTATTCCTTTATTGCGCAGCTAAAAGCGTAAAGATTGAGTGCTCAAAGCACCCGGCCAAGAACCCTTATTGCGGCCCCGGCTACCTGATGGACCAAACATGCGGTAAACAGTGCCAAGGATATAGTGCCTGGATGTGCATGCCGAAATGCACCTGCCTCCGTTGCCCTTCTATGGATCTGGAGCGTCGCCTGAAAAACGAGAAGATCCAGAAGCAGCAAGGTGCGTGTCTCATGCGTTAGTTACTGGGTTCCACCGATGATCGTACCAAAACATATTCCAAGTCCAGGAAATGTACTGAAATTGTAGCAGATATGTACAGCACAAGTTAGTTGGAAATGTACTGAAATTTCTGTTCAACTGCAGGCAACAACAGCACGCCGGCTGCTGGTGTCGGCCCTGTCTGAGTCCTTTCATACATAT
It includes:
- the LOC127291823 gene encoding uncharacterized protein, which codes for MSRMLAGAVLLLVLVLVLPLPPSAAKSVKIECSKHPAKNPYCGPGYLMDQTCGKQCQGYSAWMCMPKCTCLRCPSMDLERRLKNEKIQKQQGNNSTPAAGVGPV